One region of Centropristis striata isolate RG_2023a ecotype Rhode Island chromosome 3, C.striata_1.0, whole genome shotgun sequence genomic DNA includes:
- the LOC131968101 gene encoding odorant receptor 131-2-like, with translation MSLSNNSKNFTTAVYRDTLSTAIIKNMTTVVLCISINYVNGILVHTFRKHKVFSMNPRYILYIHLVINDIILLTLFTLVQVLSYIMFTLNVSLCIVMLMIAVFANLNNPLALAVMSIECYIAICFPLHHSQICTVRKTYAVIGLIWVISSLSILPDLFVALTTESMDFFRSRVFCLRENVFRNPGLAKKRDVSNTVCLVIVWLTLFYTYFRILFAAQAATADAKKARNTVLLHGFQLLLCMLTYVFYFIIEGLTYFFPKGVLAIRFTIAIFVQVLPRLISPVVYGLRDKTFRKYLKRYLLCALCQH, from the exons ATGAGCCTCTCAAATAACAGCAAGAATTTCACAACAGCCGTCTATCGGGACACTTTAAGCACGGCTATAATCAAGAACATGACAACGGTGGttctctgcatctccatcaACTATGTTAACGGTATCCTGGTGCACACATTCAGAAAACATAAG GTTTTCAGTATGAATCCTCGCTACATTCTGTACATTCACCTGGTGATCAATGACATCATCCTGCTGACCCTGTTCACCCTTGTCCAGGTCCTGAGTTACATAATGTTTACTCTTAATGTCTCCTTATGTATAGTTATGTTAATGATTGCTGTCTTTGCAAATTTGAACAATCCCCTAGCACTAGCTGTTATGTCAATAGAATGTTACATCGCTATTTGCTTCCCTCTCCACCATTCCCAGATCTGTACAGTAAGGAAAACCTATGCTGTCATCGGCCTGATATGGGTGATAAGTTCACTCTCAATCCTACCAGATTTATTTGTTGCTTTGACAACAGAATCTATGGATTTCTTTCGTTCCAGAGTTTTTTGTCTTCgagaaaatgttttcagaaacccTGGTCTGGCAAAGAAGAGAGATGTATCCAACACAGTGTGTCTGGTAATTGTTTGGCTTACTCTCTTCTACACATACTTCAGGATCCTATTTGCGGCACAGGCAGCCACTGCAGACGCCAAAAAGGCAAGAAACACTGTGTTGCTCCACGGCTTCCAGCTGCTGTTGTGTATGCTCACCTacgttttttatttcataatagaAGGTCTGACATATTTTTTCCCAAAAGGAGTGTTGGCCATTCGGTTCACTATCGCGATATTCGTTCAGGTTCTGCCTCGACTCATCAGTCCGGTGGTTTACGGGCTACGAGATAAGACATTCAGGAAATACCTGAAAAGATATCTTTTATGTGCATTGTGCCAGCAttga